In Equus asinus isolate D_3611 breed Donkey chromosome 13, EquAss-T2T_v2, whole genome shotgun sequence, one DNA window encodes the following:
- the BLTP2 gene encoding bridge-like lipid transfer protein family member 2 isoform X2, protein MPLFFSAVLALLLVALSALFLGRWLVVRLATKWCQRKLQAELKIGSFFWIQNVSLKFQQHQQTVEIDSLWISSKLLSHDLPHYVALCFGEVRIRTDLQKVSGLFAPFSQSAGAHQKELSFSPSLLKIFCQLFSIHVDSINIMVLKVATSESLWHIQIRESSFLLDSDGKRLKCEVSLSQINSKVLKSGQLEDTCLAELSLALKLCLEVGINSWQLKAVTVDVWTLHAELHEGLFHSQLLRQGSNLAPKPIPCSEETENLAEPTLPGLYLLQQLPDQVQVKMEVTSVVLSMNSQKRHLNWTLKLLHFLYHRDEDQLPLRSFTANSDMAQMSTELVLKDGLLLSQSRQRIVCLNSLKASVQVTTIDLSASLVLNTCIIHYRHQEFSHWLHMVALETQASSSSVFKQREKRTFPQILAPIIFSTSISNVNISIQLGDTPPFALGFNSICLDYQHLRPQSIHQRGVLTVDHLCWRVGSDSHIQRAPHPPNMHVWGEALVLDSFTLQGSYNQPLGLSSTQSDTLFLDCTIRGLQVEASDTCAKCLSRILFLMGPQSGKSAVSRESSLGESVSLLWKVDLKVEDMNLFTLSALVGASEVRLDTLTVLGSAETSTVGIQGLVLALVKSVTEKMQPCCKAPDIPTPVLSLSMLSITYHSSIRSLEVQCGTGLTLLWSPPDHMYLYQHILATLQCRDLLRATLFPKTVPPLALETPGTTSEPEGRLPEPSPPKRLLNLALEVSTAKLTAFVAEDKFITLAAESVSLSRHGGSLQAYCPELAAGFDGNSIFNFKEVELQLLPELEEMILHRNPFPVLQTLRNRVWLLSLGSLSVEFPYQYDFSRTLDEAVGVQKWLKGLHQGTRAQASPSLAPLPPDLLLKVQHFSWVFLDDIFEVKLRDNYELMKDESKESAKRLQLLDAKVAALRKQHGELLPARKIEELYASLEHKNIEIYIQRSRRLYGNTPMRRALLTWSLVGLELVALADASFHGPERVVEQVRELDPGSPFPAEGVDLVIHWCRMLKCSVKTFLVRIRDYPRYLFEIHDWRLMGRLVGTEQSGQPCSRRRQILHLGLPWGNVAVERNMPPLKFYHDFHSEIFQYTVVWGPCWDPAWTLIGQSVDLLTKPSADPSPPLPWWDKSRLLFHGDWHMDIEQANLHQLATEDPYNTTENMHWEWSHLSFHWKPGQFVFKGDLDVNVRTASKYDDCCFLHLPDLCMTLDLQWLCHGNPYDHHGVTLRAPEFLPEVPLGQLHDSYRAFRSENLNLSIKMDLTQHSGTISQPRILLYSSTLRWMQNFWATWTSVTRPICRGKLFNNLKPSKKKLGQHYKQLSYTALFPQLQVHYWASFAQQRGIQIECSQGHVFTRGTQRLIPQAGTVMRRLISDWSVTQMVSDLSQVTVHLMASPTEENADHCLDPLVTKTHLLSLSSLTYQRHSSRMAEEELSTRVGDPAFHTHQLHLVDLRASWTTTNRDIAFGLYDGYKKAAVLKRNLSTEALKGLKIDPQMPAKKPKQSILTSAPAPPPVSTPSFSGQPDKGSSGGAYMLQKLIEETDRFVVFTEEESGVSDQLCGIAACQTDDIYNRNCLIELVNCQMVLRGAETEGCVIVSAAKAQLLQCQHHPAWYGDTLKQKTSWTCLLDGMQYFATTESSPTEQDGRQLWLEVKNIEEHRQRSLDSVQELMESGQAVGGMVTTTTDWNQPAEAQQAQQVQRIISRCNCRMYYISYSHDIDPELATQIKPPEVHENQEKEDLLKKQEGAVDTFTLIHHELEISTNPAQYAMILDIVNNLLLHVEPKRKEHSEKKQRVRFQLEISSNPEEQRSSILHLQEAVRQHVAQIRQLEKQMYSIMKSLQDDSKNENLLDLNQKLQLQLNQEKANLQLESEELNILIRCFKDFQLQQANKMELRKQQEDVSVVRRTEFYFAQARWCLTEEDGQLGIAELELQRFLYSKVNKSDDTAEHLLELGWFTMNNLLPNAVYKVVLRPQSSCQSGRQLALRLFSKVRPPVGGISVKEHFEVNVVPLTIQLTHQFFHRIMGFFFPGRSVEDDEVGDEEDKSKLVTTGIPVVKPRQLIPTDDAAPLGPGKGVAQGLNRSSGVRRSFRKAPEHPVDDIDKMKERAAMNNSFIYIKIPQVPLCVSYKGEKNSVDWGDLNLVLPCLEYHNNTWTWLDFAMAVKRDSRRALVAQVIKEKLRLKPATGSEVRGKLETKSDLNMQQQEEEEKARLLIGLSVGNKNPGKKSIFGRRK, encoded by the exons GAAATTGATAGCCTGTGGATTTCCAGCAAACTCCTTAGCCATGATCTGCC GCACTATGTGGCATTGTGCTTTGGAGAAGTGCGTATTAGAACGGACCTACAGAAGGTTTCTGGCCTTTTTGCCCCATTCTCCCAGAGTGCTGGGGCGCATCAAAAGGAGCTGTCCTTTAGCCCATCGTTATTGAAGATCTTCTGCCAG CTATTCTCCATTCACGTAGACTCTATAAACATCATGGTTCTCAAGGTGGCTACTTCTGAGTCTTTGTGGCATATTCAGATCAGAGAAAGCAGCTTTCTTTTGGATAGTGATGGGAAAAG gCTAAAATGTGAGGTGAGCCTAAGTCAGATCAACAGCAAAGTTCTAAAGAGTGGCCAGTTG GAGGACACCTGCCTAGCAGAGCTCTCACTGGCCCTGAAGCTGTGTCTAGAGGTGGGCATCAACAGTTGGCAACTGAAGGCGGTCACTGTGGATGTGTGGACACTCCATGCTGAACTGCATGAGGGCCTCTTCCATAGTCAGCTGCTGCGCCAGGGCTCAAACCTGGCACCCAAGCCTATTCCCTGTTCAG AGGAGACAGAGAACTTGGCTGAGCCAACTCTCCCTGGCCTATACCTCCTTCAGCAGCTGCCAGACCAGGTCCAAGTGAAGATGGAGGTCACAAGTGTGGTGCTGTCCATGAATAGTCAAAAGAG GCACCTGAATTGGACGCTGAAGTTGCTGCATTTCCTGTACCACCGTGATGAGGATCAGCTGCCCCTTCGAAGCTTCACAGCAAATTCTGATATGGCACAGATGAGCACTGAACTCGTCCTGAAAG ATGGATTGTTGCTGTCTCAGAGCCGTCAGCGCATTGTCTGCCTCAACTCCCTCAAGGCCAGTGTGCAG GTGACCACCATTGACCTCTCAGCCTCCCTGGTTCTGAACACTTGTATTATTCATTACCGGCACCAGGAATTCTCTCACTGGCTGCACATGGTAGCACTGGAGACCCAAGCTTCTAGTTCATCTGTTtttaaacaaagggaaaaaag AACTTTCCCCCAAATCCTGGCTCCCATCATCTTTAGCACGTCCATCTCCAATGTCAACATTTCCATTCAGCTTGGAGATACACCGCCCTTTGCCTTGGGATTCAATTCCATCTGTCTAG ATTACCAGCACCTGAGGCCACAAAGTATCCATCAGCGGGGCGTCCTAACTGTGGACCACCTCTGCTGGCGGGTGGGCAGTGACTCCCACATTCAGCGGGCACCCCACCCACCTAATATGCATGTTTGGGGTGAGGCGCTTGTCCTGGACTCCTTCACACTACAG GGTAGCTATAACCAGCCTCTGGGGCTGTCCAGCACCCAGTCAGATACCCTCTTTCTTGATTGTACCATCCGAGGGCTGCAGGTAGAAGCATCAGACACCTGTGCCAAGTGTCTCTCTCGGATCTTATTCTTGATGGGCCCACAATCTGGGAAGTCAGCTGTCTCTAGGGAGTCTTCTTTGGGGGAATCTGTGTCGTTACTGTGGAAGGTGGACTTGAAAGTGGAGGACATGAACTTGTTTACCCTTTCTGCCCTGGTTG GTGCTTCAGAGGTCCGACTGGACACACTGACTGTTCTGGGAAGTGCTGAAACCTCCACTGTGGGTATTCAGGGACTTGTGCTTGCACTGGTGAAGTCAGTCACAGAGAAGATGCAGCCCTGTTGCAAGGCTCCTGATATCCCCACTCCAGTGCTCAGCCTCTCCATGCTCTCCATCACCTATCACAGCAGCATCCGCTCTCTAGAG GTTCAGTGTGGTACAGGGCTGACCTTACTCTGGAGCCCCCCAGATCACATGTACCTGTACCAGCACATCCTGGCCACCTTGCAGTGTCGAGACCTACTAAGAGCCACTCTGTTTCCCAAGACTGTTCCACCCCTTGCACTAGAGACTCCAGGGACCACTTCTGAGCCAGAAGGCCGTCTCCCTGAGCCATCTCCCCCAAAGCGGCTGCTGAACCTGGCACTAGAGGTGAGCACAGCCAAGCTGACAGCTTTTGTAGCTGAGGACAAGTTCATTACCTTGGCTGCTGAGAGTGTGTCTTTGAGCCGGCACGGGGGTTCACTGCAGGCTTACTGCCCAGAGCTGGCTGCTGGCTTTGATGGCAACAGTATCTTCAACTTCAAGGAGGTAGAGTTGCAGCTGTTACCTGAACTGGAGGAGATGATCCTCCATCGGAACCCCTTCCCTGTGCTGCAGACCCTCCGGAACCGTGTTTGGCTCCTCTCTCTGGGCTCACTGTCAGTGGAGTTCCCTTATCAGTATGATTTCTCTCGAACTCTGGATGAGGCTGTGGGAGTTCAGAAATGGCTGAAGGGGCTGCATCAAGGAACTCGTGCTCAGGCCTCTCCAAGCCTTGCCCCACTCCCACCTGATCTACTCTTGAAGGTTCAGCACTTCTCATGGGTTTTCCTGGATGACATTTTTGAGGTAAAACTTCGTGATAACTATGAACTGATGAAGGATGAAAGTAAGGAGAGTGCCAAAAGGCTGCAGCTGCTGGATGCCAAAGTGGCTGCCCTTCGGAAGCAACATGGGGAGTTACTGCCAGCCCGCAAAATTGAGGAGCTCTATGCCTCTCTGGAACACAAAAACATTGAAATCTACATCCAGCGCTCCCGTCGTCTCTATGGCAACACACCCATGCGCCGGGCACTGCTCACTTGGAGCCTGGTAGGACTAGAGCTGGTGGCTCTGGCAGATGCCTCTTTCCACGGGCCTGAACGTGTGGTAGAGCAGGTTCGAGAGCTTGATCCAGGGAGTCCTTTTCCTGCTGAGGGAGTAGATCTTGTCATTCACTGGTGTCGTATGCTTAAGTGCAGTGTCAAGACGTTTCTGG TTCGGATAAGAGACTATCCCCGGTACCTGTTTGAGATCCATGACTGGCGGCTGATGGGTAGACTTGTGGGCACCGAGCAGAGCGGTCAGCCTTGTTCCCGTCGGCGTCAAATCCTGCATTTGGGGCTTCCATGGGGTAACGTGGCAGTAGAGAGGAACATGCCCCCACTCAAGTTCTACCACGACTTCCACT CGGAAATCTTCCAGTACACAGTGGTGTGGGGCCCATGCTGGGATCCAGCCTGGACACTGATTGGCCAATCTGTGGACCTCTTGACCAAGCCCTCAGCTGACCCCAGCCCACCCTTGCCCTGGTGGGACAAGAGCCGTCTTCTGTTCCATGGGGACTGGCATATGGACATTGAACAGGCAAACCTGCACCAGCTGGCTACTGAG GATCCATACaacacaactgaaaatatgcacTGGGAGTGGAGCcacttgtcttttcattggaaACCGGGTCAGTTTGTGTTCAAGGGTGACTTGGATGTCAACGTGAGAACAGCCTCTAA GTATGACGACTGCTGCTTCCTTCACCTGCCTGACCTCTGCATGACACTGGATCTGCAGTGGCTATGCCATGGGAACCCCTATGATCACCATGGTGTCACTCTGCGGGCCCCAGAATTCCTGCCTGAGGTGCCATTGGGCCAGCTCCATGACTCCTACCGGGCCTTCCGCTCTGAGAACCTCAATCTCTCCATCAAGATGGATCTGACTCAGCACAGCGGGA CAATATCCCAGCCCCGAATTCTGCTATATAGTAGTACCCTGCGCTGGATGCAAAACTTTTGGGCAACTTGGACTAGTGTCACAAGGCCTATCTGCAGGGGAAAGCTCTTCAATAACCTGAAACCCAGCAAGAAGAAACTTGGCCAGCACTACAAGCAGCTTTCCTATACTGCACTCTTTCCCCAGTTGCAG GTGCATTATTGGGCCTCATTCGCCCAGCAACGGGGCATCCAGATTGAGTGCAGTCAGGGCCATGTCTTTACTCGGGGAACTCAGCGGCTTATACCTCAAG CGGGCACAGTAATGCGGCGCCTCATCTCTGACTGGAGTGTGACCCAGATGGTTAGTGACTTAAGTCAGGTGACTGTTCACTTGATGGCCTCGCCCACTGAAGAGAATGCTGATCACTGCCTTGATCCTTTGGTAACAAAGACCCACCTACTGAGCCTGTCGTCCCTCACCTACCAACGGCACAGCAGTCGCATGGCTGAGGAG GAGCTCTCTACTCGGGTCGGGGATCCTGCCTTTCACACACACCAGCTGCACTTGGTAGATTTACGGGCTTCCTGGACGACCACCAATCGAGACATTGCCTTTGGTTTATATGATGGCTACAAAAAGGCAGCTGTACTCAAACGTAATCTCTCTACTGAGGCCCTGAAGGGGTTAAAGATTGATCCCCAGATGCCAGCCAAAAAGCCAAAGCAGAGTATCCTGACCAgtgccccagccccacctcctgtCAGCACTCCCAGCTTTAGTGGACAGCCTGATAAGGGGTCATCAGGAG GTGCCTACATGTTGCAGAAGCTGATTGAAGAGACAGATAGGTTTGTAGTGTTCACGGAAGAGGAGTCAGGTGTGAGTGACCAGTTGTGTGGTATTGCTGCTTGCCAGACGGATGATATATATAACCGAAACTGCCTTATTGAGTTGGTCAACTGCCAG ATGGTTCTTCGTGGAGCGGAGACAGAAGGCTGTGTCATTGTGTCAGCTGCCAAAGCCCAGCTGCTGCAGTGCCAACACCATCCAGCCTGGTATGGTGACACATTGAAGCAAAAGACATCCTGGACTTGCCTATTGGATGGCATGCAGTACTTTGCCACCACTGAAAGCAGCCCCACCGAGCAGGATGGCCGACAGCTCTGGTTAGAG GTGAAGAATATTGAGGAGCACCGGCAGCGTAGTCTGGACTCTGTGCAGGAGCTGATGGAGAGCGGGCAGGCAGTGGGAGGCATGGTTACCACTACCACAG ATTGGAACCAGCCAGCTGAGGCTCAGCAAGCCCAGCAAGTCCAGCGAATCATTTCACGTTGCAACTGCCGAATGTACTATATTAGTTACAGCCATGACATTGATCCTGAGCTGGCAACTCAGATTAAGCCACCTGAGGTTCATGAGAACCAGGAAAAGGAAGATCTCCTAAAGAAGCAGGAAG GGGCTGTGGATACCTTCACCCTCATCCATCATGAGCTAGAAATCTCCACCAACCCGGCTCAGTATGCCATGATCCTGGACATCGTCAACAACTTGCTGCTCCACGTAGAACCCAAGCGAAAG GAGCATAGTGAGAAGAAGCAGCGGGTCAGGTTCCAGCTTGAGATCTCTAGCAATCCTGAGGAGCAGCGTAGCAGCATATTACATCTGCAGGAGGCTGTGCGGCAGCACGTGGCCCAGATACGGCAGCTGGAAAAGCAGATGTATTCTATCATGAAG TCTTTGCAGGATGACAGCAAGAATGAGAACCTGCTTGACCTGAACCAAAAGCTTCAGTTGCAGCTAAACCAGGAGAAGGCCAACCTACAGTTGGAAAGTGAAGAGCTTAATATCCTCATCAG GTGTTTTAAGGATTTCCAATTGCAGCAGGCCAACAAGATGGAGCTGCGAAAGCAGCAAGAAGATGTGAGTGTGGTCCGTCGTACCGAGTTCTACTTTGCTCAAGCACGATGGTGCCtgacagaggaagatggacagctTGGAATTGCTGAACTGGAGCTGCAGCGGTTCCTCTACAGCAAG GTGAATAAGTCTGATGACACAGCAGAACATCTTCTCGAGTTGGGCTGGTTCACTATGAACAACCTTCTCCCCAATGCTGTCTATAAG GTAGTCCTGCGGCCCCAGAGCTCCTGCCAGTCTGGGCGACAGCTAGCTCTCCGCCTCTTCAGCAAAGTCCGGCCCCCTGTTGGGGGTATCTCTGTTAAGGAGCACTTTGAG GTAAATGTGGTGCCTCTCACCATCCAGCTGACACACCAGTTCTTCCATAGAATAATGGGCTTTTTCTTTCCTGGCCGAAGTGTGGAAGATGATGAGGTTGGTGATGAAGAAGATAAGTCCAAACTGGTGACTACTG GAATACCAGTGGTGAAGCCTCGACAGCTGATTCCAACAGATGATGCAGCACCACTGGGCCCTGGGAAGGGTGTGGCACAGGGCTTGAATCGGAGTTCTGGGGTCAGAAGGTCATTTCGCAAAGCACCAGAG CACCCTGTTGATGATATTGACAAGATGAAAGAGCGAGCTGCCATGAACAACTCCTTCATCTACATAAAGATTCCACAGGTTCCACTGTGTGTCAGCTACAAG GGTGAGAAGAACAGTGTGGACTGGGGTGACCTTAACCTGGTGCTGCCCTGTCTGGAGTACCACAACAACACATGGACATGGCTAGACTTTGCAATGGCTGTCAAGAGGGACAGCCGCAGAGCCCTGGTTGCCCAG GTAATCAAAGAGAAGCTAAGGCTGAAGCCCGCAACAGGGTCTGAGGTCCGGGGAAAGCTAGAAACTAAATCAGACCTCAACATGcaacagcaggaagaggaggagaaagcccGGCTCCTCATCGGTTTAAGTGTGGGCAACAAGAACCCTGGCAAGAAGTCCATCTTTGGCAGGCGCAAGTGA